From Nerophis lumbriciformis linkage group LG11, RoL_Nlum_v2.1, whole genome shotgun sequence, one genomic window encodes:
- the prr12a gene encoding proline-rich protein 12, producing MDRNYPGTGFGDLGAGAGWSYERSAKASLVYGSSRSSHPESELLHRQAYATPHPLQGYATNHHPGSSGQGGAWGAAGRSLGLSGLFDTGLHHASPSAPDASVMNLISALESRGPQAPPSASSLLSQFRTPSWQTAMHTSAPPELFISGALPGSGSFPSSSALSAYQHPASFSSRSFPGASLSLQDTPTFSPTSNGLLSPHDPLLHIKAPSQSSLGFDRLLSSQGAAAAAYRGSQDPTGATSAQGSSARHLQSHQFNLLSSQLQDQSSQLYNASVFSSAQPQAQSQSQSNSAQERAVPRQDSVIKHYQRPTPTQPQLSSSAAHSLQHYLSCGGAGYQQIATHHRHAGLSCSPLGDQSPSSDHKASSRTEQYRPIIQPPYSSSSSSSSSSAGKGTKSSSSSGYSSASSASSSRTPLTPPSASSTSSSSSSSSATPGAHPSNSIPTSSSSAVPPRQQPPPQAAPPPPASQQQQPPPTTTSTPQSLPKSCLSGYGSPVPPVKTPTSALTGQTPPQQQTQSYSPNQPPTSHLAQSYGGFSSPQAQDLSSGTGAKGYGSLGGRSQSYSTDIYGADSAYGSLPSSLGGAGSPSLGYGAPGHSPALLRSSGSSGSGASGGGSSSGAASGNSGSGGGAGNGMTSERGGGGSGGGSYHIPDSSPSPSGNSGIIRPGLHSPVPACATQSPGGAGSNKYISSVLSPTFLSSPQGYPDTRGPNSQPQSYHPTSSKTKADTSLLGVGSQRSQEEVDDDDEFLIQHLLQAQASPGPQASHHHPQQQPQQTSQQTQSQSAPPTTDAGKGLSYDMGKSSEERYHPQSVIRTHSATSSAGVSNAASAGSISGLEGQLEMSLKKQQQHQQQQQQQHHHQQQQRNERPAGSTRSSGGRGSAEQVHSHLLHHDNLGSVVHYGRGDPYTQHSLGPQHSSHNQHVSSHSQIPSHSQMELQKKERAEIPYHRKTPEIQPQHPQPQTAASLMDSPTDQSHQPPHLLQSVLSHTTRNKLEPHPQHHKMDTHRQHQQHHKMDTLPSHQQHPKMDSHSQHQQHHKIDSHSQQQQHSISQQQAAMESAGGRLGSNKHQAQAQSQTTQLQLQLQSQALEVAAAHYNHGPSSHQHEQGKQSSVVSSLDMLERSLSQTSSAEVAIAEDRRSGGRSGGSSERHRQQEQQQRQHPSHHHQAPHTGSELHSFLSEPEIGMSTPTHMHHLSQHHPQQQHPSSQHQQGHPHHPHAQPQTPHPHHIPPPSATAHSQSQADSQQPLPSQLTPQQSQLDQQRSEQHQFDTVSPVEKADQNQQNNRFVPLTSICFPDALLQDEDRSFFPGMEDMFCAEDYKSSCAGGAGPGQEEMNESHTGQEGLGSMKAGQSGGGPGAGSGSGYDMMGHHGDQGYEPYCHSLQEPSNNTMTLDLDSLKTHELPSTVNTEQLGLIQSQGPPMGMGPNTAGPNTPGAKMSSGPGGTSTGASSGGLQSPIFCSSRPKKLLKSSSFHLLKERRDPNTLPKKSYAQEYEFEDDEDKADQPADIRLNSRRIPDLLPDLVSSCRKGGAGSGSLSPLMGDIDFYHSSGYPSMGAHSLLPQDGPKKRGRKPTRPKREGPPRPRGRPRIRPMPEPYTPRGMMGEMAGAASGGGGFNVEGRGRGRGRGSRGRGGRREDMYMEMSGKEPEQMHHHQQQQQLHHQSQQHEPIPPLKIKLPIPMSSSDALLRTDSLSGTDPALSDGSVGSAPSLGLSPGPCSTESTRMQDKNKQKSLMMNEGIAGDGLEERGDEKDSESKAGLVASFLDFLKTGKRPPGLDISPGMEHDNGETSPCKSGGLRPLSPVPPPPPPPPPFGDSEGNGGLALGSCPSPKRLEDELKRNLETLPSFSSDEEDSVGKNQDLQKSISSAISALYDTPQLTANIHPSLPPPPQSSHSPLTPTLLPPTLSPQPAMHTPHAQLQPDEPGILQSEDENMDESNEGENEQERSTRENEENDMMEEREPQLETLGAPKLEVSLPEITPAAATPEPPSIPPSPASSSSSPSPLPPLSLPSSPPPPPEEQREHSKPPSPVAAKSLTPPPPLTATLPLPATSPPPSATSPPPAQASPQKESPTPSPESPASPEEERPPPKLTSLHLAQKQEDAAIAGESEEDESESGGEGIFRERDEFVVRVEDIRTLKLALQTGREPPPIWRVQKALLQKFSPEIKDGQRQFCATSNYLGYFGDAKRRYQRIYVKFLENVNKKDYVRVCSRRPWRRNTPTLRRQSFPRMASPPSNQAPPKEERLTPPNQREKEPKEKTRTSTPPAKELLEKKEVPAAVAKSKEKEREVDKDKDKRVQPSEDKAEKRTTERGRAKDERKAPERKDKPERTPKSKAAKVKAEPPPKKRKKWLKEAPSSSDSDSSDEAASENEMPVKGGVNNRAMREMFRSYVEMLVSTALDPDMIQALEDTDDELYLPPMRKIDSILSEQKRRLLRRVSMSSQHQEVLHAYPQIIVDPLDLGVVRVRLSGDAYNRKTLNRVKKSLPKPQDLKLSSESYRIYSLYHSLHHYKYHTFLQCKKETNTIEQAAEDPGQEEVVQQCMANQSWLDTLFSSFIELLTLSTKA from the exons ATGGATAGAAATTACCCGGGAACAGGGTTCGGCGATTTGGGCGCTGGAGCAGGATGGAGTTACGAGCGATCGGCCAAAGCAAG TCTTGTCTATGGGAGTTCCAGATCATCCCACCCTGAATCGGAGCTCCTGCACCGCCAAGCCTACGCCACCCCACACCCTCTGCAGGGCTATGCCACCAATCACCACCCAGGGAGCTCCGGCCAAGGCGGGGCTTGGGGAGCAGCTGGACGGAGTTTgg GTCTGTCGGGGCTGTTTGACACTGGCCTGCACCACGCCAGCCCCTCAGCCCCCGATGCCTCCGTCATGAATCTGATTTCAGCGCTGGAGTCCCGAGGTCCCCAGGCTCCCCCCTCTGCCTCCTCCCTACTCTCCCAGTTCCGCACACCATCCTGGCAGACAG CGATGCACACGTCGGCTCCTCCAGAATTATTTATTTCTGGGGCCCTTCCTGGCTCTGGCTCCTTCCCCTCCTCCTCCGCTCTCTCAGCCTATCAGCACCCAGCATCCTTTTCCAGTCGCTCCTTCCCTGGTGCATCCCTTTCTCTCCAGGACACGCCCACGTTTAGCCCCACATCCAACGGTCTGCTCTCCCCACATGACCCCTTACTCCACATCAAGGCTCCCTCTCAGTCCAGTCTGGGTTTTGACAGACTCCTGTCCTCGCAGGGGGCTGCAGCAGCCGCCTACAGGGGCAGCCAAGATCCTACGGGTGCAACATCAGCCCAGGGGTCCTCTGCCAGGCACCTGCAGTCGCACCAGTTCAACCTGCTGTCATCACAGCTCCAGGATCAGTCCTCCCAGCTGTATAATGCCTCAGTATTCTCCTCCGCCCAGCCCCAAGCTCAGTCCCAGTCTCAGTCTAATTCGGCTCAGGAGAGGGCTGTGCCCAGACAGGACAGCGTTATTAAGCACTACCAGCGGCCAACGCCAACGCAGCCGCAACTCTCATCGTCCGCTGCCCACTCCCTGCAGCACTACCTCAGCTGTGGGGGGGCAGGGTACCAACAAATAGCCacccatcacagacatgctggacTGTCATGCAGTCCGCTGGGTGACCAGAGCCCCTCGTCTGACCACAAGGCCTCCTCTCGTACAGAGCAATATCGACCAATCATCCAGCCTCCATATTcttcatcatcctcctcctcttcttcctctgccGGGAAAGGCACCAAAAGCAGCTCCAGCAGTGGCTACTCATCTGCCAGTTCGGCATCATCCTCAAGAACTCCTCTGACGCCCCCTTCTGCATCCTCTACCTCTTCATCCTCCTCATCTTCTTCGGCCACCCCTGGGGCTCACCCTTCAAACTCAATCCCCACCTCCAGCTCAAGTGCTGTCCCCCCAAGGCAGCAACCCCCCCCTCAAGCTGCTCCCCCTCCCCCAGCCTCTCAACAGCAACAGCCTCCTCCTACCACCACCTCAACACCTCAATCACTCCCCAAATCCTGCCTGTCGGGCTATGGTTCTCCCGTTCCTCCTGTGAAGACCCCCACCTCTGCTCTTACTGGTCAAACCCCGCCCCAACAGCAGACTCAGTCGTACTCTCCAAATCAGCCCCCAACTTCTCACCTGGCTCAGTCTTATGGAGGCTTCAGTTCCCCACAGGCCCAGGACCTGAGCTCAGGTACTGGGGCAAAAGGTTATGGAAGTTTAGGAGGGCGAAGTCAATCCTACTCGACTGACATATATGGAGCTGATTCTGCTTATGGATCACTTCCTTCCTCTCTCGGTGGAGCCGGAAGCCCATCACTGGGCTACGGTGCCCCAGGACATTCCCCTGCGCTTCTAAGGTCAAGCGGTTCATCAGGTAGTGGAGCATCTGGGGGAGGAAGCAGCAGTGGTGCTGCAAGTGGAAACTCGGGGTCAGGAGGTGGAGCAGGAAATGGTATGACCAGTGAGAGAGGTGGAGGAGGTAGCGGGGGAGGGTCTTATCATATTCCAGACTCTAGTCCCTCCCCATCTGGAAACTCGGGCATTATCCGCCCAGGGTTGCACTCTCCTGTGCCTGCATGTGCCACGCAATCTCCCGGAGGTGCTGGTTCTAATAAATACATATCATCTGTCCTCTCCCCGACCTTCCTAAGCTCCCCACAGGGCTACCCTGACACCAGAGGTCCCAACTCTCAACCTCAATCCTATCACCCCACCTCCTCCAAAACAAAGGCTGACACTTCATTGCTCGGGGTTGGTTCTCAGAGATCCCAAGAGGAagtagatgatgatgatgagttcTTGATCCAGCACTTGCTGCAGGCACAAGCGAGTCCTGGTCCCCAGGCTTCTCACCACCACCCCCAACAACAGCCCCAACAGACATCCCAGCAAACACAGTCTCAGTCAGCTCCACCGACAACTGATGCAGGCAAAGGCCTTAGCTATGACATGGGAAAGTCTTCTGAGGAAAGGTACCATCCTCAGAGTGTCATACGCACCCACAGCGCCACATCCTCTGCTGGAGTTAGCAATGCAGCTTCTGCAGGGTCCATCTCTGGGCTGGAGGGTCAGCTGGAGATGTCATTGAAGAAACAGCagcaacatcaacaacaacaacaacaacagcatcaTCACCAACAGCAGCAGAGGAACGAGAGACCCGCTGGGAGCACCAGGAGTAGTGGAGGCCGAGGCAGTGCTGAACAAGTACACTCGCATCTTCTTCACCATGACAACTTAGGCTCAGTCGTCCACTACGGGCGAGGGGACCCTTACACGCAACACTCACTTGGTCCCCAACACTCCTCACATAATCAACACGTGTCTTCACATTCGCAGATACCATCCCATTCCCAGATGGAATTACAGAAAAAGGAGCGTGCCGAAATCCCTTATCATCGAAAAACACCAGAAATTCAGCCACAGCATCCACAGCCTCAAACCGCCGCTTCTCTTATGGATTCCCCCACGGATCAGTCCCACCAGCCGCCACACCTCCTCCAGTCCGTGCTGTCCCATACAACACGCAACAAACTGGAGCCTCATCCACAGCACCACAAGATGGACACACACCGGCAACACCAACAGCACCATAAAATGGACACCCTCCCATCACATCAGCAACACCCTAAAATGGACTCCCACTCGCAGCATCAGCAGCACCACAAGATTGACTCTCATTCCCAACAGCAGCAGCACTCCATCAGCCAGCAGCAAGCTGCAATGGAGAGTGCTGGTGGGCGACTTGGCTCTAACAAGCATCAGGCTCAAGCTCAGTCCCAAACTACTCAGctccaacttcaactccagtcaCAAGCTTTAGAGGTGGCAGCTGCCCATTACAACCATGGACCTTCTTCACATCAACATGAACAGGGCAAACAAAGCTCAGTGGTTTCTTCTTTAGACATGCTGGAGCGCTCTCTTTCCCAGACATCGAGCGCTGAGGTAGCCATTGCAGAGGACAGACGTAGTGGGGGAAGAAGCGGAGGAAGCAGTGAGCGCCACAGACAGCAAGAACAGCAACAGAGGCAGCACCCGTCTCACCATCACCAAGCGCCACACACGGGCTCAGAACTTCACTCTTTCCTCTCCGAGCCGGAAATCGGCATGTCCACCCCTACCCACATGCACCACCTTTCACAGCACCACCCGCAACAGCAGCACCCCAGTTCTCAACACCAACAAGGCCATCCTCACCACCCTCACGCCCAACCACAGACCCCACACCCTCACCATATACCCCCTCCCTCAGCCACAGCCCATTCCCAATCCCAAGCTGATTCGCAGCAGCCCCTACCATCACAGCTCACCCCCCAGCAGAGCCAGCTGGACCAACAGCGCTCAGAACAGCACCAGTTTGACACTGTTAGTCCAGTGGAGAAAGCAGACCAGAACCAACAAAATAACCGCTTTGTTCCCCTCACGTCCATCTGCTTTCCTGACGCCCTTCTCCAGGATGAGGACCGCTCCTTTTTTCCAGGCATGGAAGACATGTTTTGTGCAGAGGACTACAAGTCAAGTTGTGCTGGTGGTGCAGGACCCGGTCAGGAGGAGATGAATGAAAGCCACACTGGGCAGGAGGGTCTGGGCTCCATGAAAGCTGGACAGAGTGGAGGTGGACCTGGGGCAGGTAGTGGCTCTGGCTATGATATGATGGGTCATCATGGAGATCAGGGTTATGAGCCATACTGTCACAGCCTGCAAGAGCCCAGCAACAACACAATGACTCTGGATCTTGACTCCCTTAAAACCCACGAACTGCCCTCCACAGTTAATACTGAACAACTGGGGTTAATTCAATCCCAGGGCCCACCTATGGGTATGGGCCCTAATACTGCTGGACCTAACACACCTGGTGCAAAGATGTCATCTGGGCCTGGAGGAACCAGCACAGGAGCAAGTTCCGGCGGCCTCCAGTCTCCGATTTTCTGCTCATCTCGTCCGAAGAAGCTCCTTAAATCTAGCTCCTTCCATCTCCTGAAGGAGCGCAGAGACCCTAACACACTGCCGAAGAAAAGTTATGCTCAAGAGTATGAGTTTGAAGATGACGAGGATAAAGCTGACCAGCCAGCTGACATCAGATTGAACAGTCGCCGGATTCCTGACCTTCTTCCAGACTTGGTGTCCAGCTGCAGAAAAGGAGGGGCAGGCAGTGGGTCTCTCAGCCCTTTAATGGGCGACATTGACTTCTACCACTCCTCTGGCTACCCATCAATGGGGGCACACTCTCTTTTGCCTCAGGATGGCCCTAAAAAGAGAGGTCGGAAGCCTACTAGGCCGAAGAGGGAGGGCCCCCCGCGGCCTAGAGGCAGGCCTCGCATCCGCCCCATGCCCGAGCCCTACACGCCGCGAGGAATGATGGGAGAAATGGCCGGAGCGGCGAGCGGCGGAGGGGGATTCAATGTGGAGGGGCGAGGGAGGGGAAGGGGGCGCGGTAGCCGGGGAAGAGGAGGTCGGAGAGAGGATATGTACATGGAAATGAGCGGTAAGGAGCCAGAGCAGATGCATCaccaccagcagcagcagcagcttcaTCACCAATCTCAACAGCATGAACCTATCCCACCTCTGAAG ATCAAGTTGCCAATTCCCATGTCCTCCTCCGATGCCTTGCTGAGGACAGACTCTCTGTCTGGCACAGACCCCGCTTTGTCTGATGGCTCAGTTGGGTCAGCACCCTCGCTTGGACTCAGTCCTGGTCCATGCAGCACTGAGAGCACCAGGATGCAGGACAAAAACAAGCAGAAAAGCCTGATGATGAATGAAGGAATAGCTGGGGACGGTCTGGAGGAAAGG GGTGATGAGAAGGATTCTGAGTCCAAGGCTGGCTTAGTCGCTTCTTTCTTAGACTTCCTCAAGACCGGGAAGAGACCCCCAGGCTTGGATATTTCCCCCGGGATGGAACATGACAATGGTGAAACCTCCCCTTGCAAATCTGGCGGTCTGCGCCCACTATCCCCGGTTCCTCCGCCGCCCCCGCCGCCACCACCTTTTGGGGACAGCGAAGGGAATGGCGGTCTTGCCCTGGGCAGCTGCCCCAGCCCTAAGCGCTTGGAGGACGAGTTGAAACGGAACCTGGAGACTCTGCCCTCGTTTTCCTCTGATGAGGAGGACTCCGTCGGAAAGAATCAGGACCTCCAGAAGAGCATCTCCTCAGCCATTTCCGCCCTGTATGACACTCCTCAGCTTACAGCCAACATCCATCCCTCTTTACCTCCCCCGCCGCAGTCTTCACACTCCCCTCTGACACCCACATTGCTGCCCCCTACCCTTAGCCCTCAGCCTGCCATGCATACACCCCATGCACAACTCCAGCCCGATGAACCTGGCATCCTCCAGTCAGAGGACGAAAACATGGATGAGAGTAATGAGGGGGAGAATGAGCAGGAGAGGAGTACTAGAGAGAATGAGGAGAATGATATGATGGAGGAGAGAGAACCTCAGCTGGAGACTCTTGGAGCTCCTAAGCTTGAAG TGTCCCTCCCGGAGATTACTCCTGCAGCAGCAACCCCCGAACCTCCCTCCATCCCACCATCTCCTGCTTCATCTTCCTCGTCTCCTTCCCCCCTTCCTCCTCTTTCTCTTCCCTCATCTCCTCCTCCACCACCGGAGGAACAAAGAGAGCACTCCAAGCCTCCGAGTCCCGTTGCTGCAAAATCTCTGACTCCTCCACCTCCCCTGACTGCTACTCTCCCTTTGCCTGCTACTTCTCCCCCTCCTTCTGCCACTTCTCCTCCTCCCGCACAAGCGTCTCCGCAGAAGGAGTCTCCCACACCCTCCCCAGAGTCCCCAGCTTCTCCCGAAGAAGAGCGACCACCTCCGAAGCTCACCTCTTTGCACCTGGCTCAGAAGCAAGAGGACGCAGCCATTGCCGGAGAGAGCGAGGAGGATGAGAGCGAGAGCGGCGGGGAGGGCATCTTCAGAGAGAGGGATGAGTTTGTGGTGCGAGTGGAGGACATTCGAACACTCAAG TTGGCCCTGCAGACTGGCCGGGAGCCTCCACCTATCTGGAGGGTGCAGAAAGCCTTGCTGCAGAAATTCAGCCCAGAGATCAAAGATGGACAGAGACAGTTCTGTGCCACAAGCAAT TATCTTGGCTACTTCGGAGATGCCAAAAGACGATACCAGCGCATCTATGTCAAGTTTTTGGAGAATGTCAACAAGAAGGACTACGTCAGAGTCTGCTCTCGAAGGCCGTGGCGTCGAAACACACCTACTCTCAG GCGCCAGTCTTTCCCCAGAATGGCTTCTCCTCCATCAAACCAAGCGCCACCAAAAGAGGAACGATTGACCCCGCCCAACCAGCGGGAGAAGGAGCCGAAGGAGAAAACGAGAACGAGCACGCCACCGGCAAAGGAACTACTGGAGAAAAAGGAGGTCCCAGCTGCAGTGGCCAAGTCCAAGGAGAAAGAGCGCGAGGTGGATAAAGACAAGGACAAGCGAGTGCAGCCGTCTGAGGACAAAGCGGAGAAACGCACCACAGAACGCGGGAGAGCCAAGGATGAAAGGAAAGCACCAGAGAGAAAAGACAAACCTGAGCGAACACCAAAGTCCAAAGCAGCTAAGGTGAAGGCCGAACCTCCCCCTAAGAAGAGAAAGAAGTGGCTGAAGGAAGCTCCCTCCTCCTCTGACTCAGACTCCTCGGATGAAGCCGCTAGTGAGAATGAAA TGCCCGTGAAAGGGGGCGTGAACAACCGAGCCATGAGGGAAATGTTCCGCAGCTATGTGGAAATGCTCGTCAGCACAGCCCTGGACCCTGACATGATCCAAGCCTTGGAGGACACAGACG ATGAGCTTTATCTCCCCCCCATGAGGAAGATCGACAGCATCCTCAGCGAACAGAAGCGGAGGTTGTTGAGGAGAGTCAGCATGAGCTCTCAGCATCAG GAGGTTCTGCATGCGTACCCCCAGATCATCGTGGACCCCTTGGACTTGGGAGTGGTGAGGGTGCGGCTTAGCGGTGACGCCTACAACCGCAAGACTCTCAACAGAGTCAAGAAAAGTCTGCCTAAACCACAG gaCCTGAAGCTGTCGTCCGAGTCCTATCGAATCTACAGTCTCTACCACTCTCTGCACCATTATAAATACCACACCTTCCTGCAGTGCAAGAAAGAG ACCAACACCATCGAGCAGGCGGCCGAGGACCCGGGTCAGGAGGAAGTGGTGCAGCAGTGCATGGCCAACCAGAGCTGGCTGGACACGCTCTTCAGCTCCTTCATTGAACTGCTCACGCTCAGCACCAAAGCCTGA